The DNA window TAAATCTTCAAGTACAGTGCAGAATAATACAGTGATTTTACACCATCTCTCTTTTTTCAATAGGGAAAACACGTTACTGCTCCAAAGTCAAAAAGTAAGTACTGCAACAATTATAGAGGTTTTTggcttgatttattttctgaatgctCAGAAATGTGCTACAGTTCTTCTGTGGTCAAATGTGGTGCTGTACTCCAATTTGTATGTCCAAGAAAAGCATGTAGAGAAACTTCATGGAAATCAAGTTTGTCAAAACCTGTACATAATGAGTCCTAAAATAAAGTCTGCTTATTTATTACTGGAGCAACTTGATACATGATGAAAAGTATTTCCCTattgatttccttttctcctcctttgagCAGGTAGACTGAAAAGTCCATTTATCAGGGTGGAAGATAGGAGTTGGTAAGTGTTCTCTACATGCATTTAGTAATGTGGTTCTCCAACTGAGTAATACAGAATTACTTGAGGAAGTGTGTCCTTAAATCTCAATTCCTTTCAACTTCCTGACTTCAGATGTCAAGAGTACTGAAAATGACATACAAATGCCTTTAGCTGCCAAATGAAATTGAGCAAGTAGAAGTATAATAGGGAATATTTGCAGTAAGGTGAAGGAAGCGGCAAGTTAACAGGTAACTCCAGTTTGTAGATGATGAGAATGGATTCTTTGGGTTACATCCTACCAAGGAATGAAAGGGAATCATGAACCTTTACATCTTTCCTTAGATCCAAATCTTGTAATGCAAAACTTTGCATACTGAATTCCACTCCTTTAGTTCCAGCTCAATTACATTCATCTCCTGCTGAGACTCTTTAGATGTAAGGAAAGTGAAGATGTtagttaaaataataaattgaaacTAGGTTTAATTTCCTGTTCAATCATTTctttttagaaggaaaaattaaaggTTATTAATCTGATTTCAATATCCACTCATAAGAGGTCTGATACTTTCAGCCTTGAAAAGTTTCACATCTTTCTGGTCCTGTAATCAGTCTTTGTTGTGTAAGAAAATGCCAGTTAGCCAGAAGTTGAGAGAACAATGAATTGTAAAAAAAGTTTGGTTCTGCACAGCATAATTTGCACTTTTAAATTCCTAAGTAACTTCTGAGTTATGGTGTTGTTTATAAGCACTAAATTCTTTGACCTGATTTATCTGACagtttcctgttttaaaaaaaaatcatctaaaCCTGGTTATACACTGTGGATTGGCAATAGGTATGAGGGACGTGGGGATAGTGGGGAGAACTGGACCAACAGAATTGTAAGGATAAGAAattcatatataaatatatgtgaaTTTCATAATGTAGTGAAAACACTTGAAACACTTCTAAATATTTATGTAATGTTTTTTAATATTGGTGCAACATAAGTAACAGTTCAGAAGCAGAAGATGATGCTTCACTGGTGTATTATGTTTTCCAGACTTGCTCTTGTAGTTTTGCCTGGGTAGCTTTTAATAGTAATGTGGGGACAAAAATCATACTGAACTCTGCCATCAGCATTTCAGTCAACTGATTATTCAGTATGTCAATTTTTGACATGTCCTATTTTGGAAGTCTTTAATCTGTTCAGAGCACTGGTGTGGTTGCTAGTTCTGCTATCTCTGAATGTACAGAGTGGTGTACAGGAATATTGTTTTTCTGTAAAAGGTCTATTTTAATATTCTGAATGGtgaattgaatttttttttaagaaaatgctaaaataaattttaaaagcattggATGTTGGTCACTACTGTAGCTACTTCTCAGGAGCGCAAATGCAGTGTTGTCCAAATTGTTCTTGGGTTTATTGGTTACCCAACTCACAACAACTAATAGGCACACATGTCATATCCCAAGGAATGTGTAAGACAGCTCTGGAAACTGAAGGAAAGTATCAAGGAAGAAATGAATGACTTATTCTAAGATATGTATCTGTTTAGCATTCTCTATATGTCGTATGTAAAAGAGAAACACTTGTTCAGTATTTTGGACCTGGAGTAATGTATGCAGTGAAgccctttttccatttttgatGGTTCTCATGCACTTGTTTTGTGTTAATGCAGCCAGTACCGACCGTTTTATCTGCAGTTACTGAGTTTTCCATTTCTGAACTATTGTGTTCCAAAGCCATATAGTCCATTTGAGGTGGATAAGAAGTATCCTGGTCAAAAGCAAACTCAGTCTAAGGAAAGGTTtgttgaaaattttattttattgaggTGTGGGTAGAGGAGAGATTTGTTCTCTGAATTATTCCATGACTAAAAAAATTTGTgttctaaaataatttctcaacTTCTAATTTTCTGTGCTATGTAATACTATTAGACTATTAACCATGTCTCATCAATGTATCTACTGCACTGTTGGTGTCTTTCTATCTGTACCCTCTTTATCCTGTCTTTAGTCCTTTTTTTGGGCACACAGATGCATACATCCAAAAATGTGGCCTTTTCCTTTCACTGTGGGTCAGCATAagagatttctttcctttctcccacTGGTTTCTTCTTTGTCCTCATCTTGGATGCTGTTCAGTAAATATTTCACAGGAAGTGGGTTTCTTAAGACTTCTTTTGTATTTGTCCATATAGTGCTGAAATAAGCAGTTGAACTTTTTAAAGCAGTGCTATTCAATCACAGTGCCTACCCATTGTTTATAAAGACTCTTGATAATTCAATATATTGTTATATTGATATATTGTTGATAATTCATAGAAATTAGATAGACTGCTAATACAGCTTCAGCTCTTCAAAGATGAAAAGTGGATGCCAGCTTCCCAGTGGAATTGCAGCTGGCTTTACAGCAAGTGTTTATGTAATACATTTTGGCATGCAGGCCTGATTTGAGCGCTGCAGATGCAATTCGAACTTCAGCAAATCAATTTTATGATTTGAAACTATTTAAGAGTCATAATTAACTGGGTTTTGTGAATCAGtggggttttaaaattttttaatacCTGCTTTTTTCATTGACTTCTAAAATTGATTCATGTGAGAGATGAACTATGTTTATGTGGAGGGTAGCTTTGCTGTATGTGGAACTTTCTGTATTTAGTAAGTTGCTGCTTTTCTGTCCTTGTGGCTGGAGACTTACTGTGCTGTGATACCTGTTTTCTTTATGAAGTGGCTTCTCCGCAGTTCTGTCCAGTCTTGACAGTAACACAGTGCTGGAGGTTTCAGCTGATATTGCtgtggtgcttttttttcctgtttttttttttaattgcaaagaaGATAGCAgtatgaaaagagaaaaaaccatATATTGCAGGGGTTACTGCTGTATTAATAAGGCAATTTCTGATTGTGTCTCTTCAGAGTATGTTGGAAAAGCCCATTCTTTTTAAGgcataaaaaacccaaaaaggtAGTTTCTGTTTGGATGGATTAAGGAAcatgatatattaaaaaaatcaggatttatATTTGAATAAATATTCCTAATTAATACTTCACGTGGGCACATACCAAAGAGATGTTTAGGTGGGAGAATGTTTCATACTCAGCAGGTGAATGTGACCAATGTCAGTTTTGGGGGCAGGGGAAATGTTCACTTGTTTTGTCTTTACCTGGAAGAAAAACTTGTTGAAGCAAAGTTGTTAGTTCTGCTTGCTTCTGCATTGGGCAAGACCTGCAGACTTATTCAGTCTTCAGATGATGCATTCTATTGCTTCAGTCCTGCTTGCCTGGTTCTCGCTGAGTTTTGCTGTTTCCAGAGGGAAGGTGTGAAGGCTGGTGTAACAGTTAACAGTTAAAGCACACTTTAGAGTTCCCTGGCCTGGGGAACCCAAGAACTGCTGGGGCAGGATGTTAACAATACTTTGCTGTGCTTTGTAAGCTAGAGATTTTTCACAACAGATTTTTAGATGTAGTCCTGAGCTTACATCTATGCAGATACTTGGTAAAATCTGTCTGTGGTTTTTGGCTAAACAGGGAGATGGAACTATTCCTTCAAAGTCAAGGGAAGTAGAGTTTGATGACTTTGCTTTACTGCTGACATGTCAACTGTAGGTGGTTTAATAGTCGATTGCAGCAAGCAGTAGCTCTTCCCAGATGGGGATTCTGAGGATCCTGGGGCAGCTGTTGAAAATCTCTTCATATTTTAATGTCCAGGCAGAACTTTAGGTTCGTTTTTTTGCATTCTCATTTAGCCTTTACCTAGAAAAACAGGACAAAATGGCATTTGGTCAGCATATTCTAATTATGTACAACCAACAGTAGGTgttaaaatcttaaaatctttttttttttttttttgctttttctagtTTGTGTTTTATCAGCTGTGCACAGAGACTTCTAAATGTCCTTTTAACTTTTGTTTAGCAACTTTGTATTATTTATTCTGAGTGAATGGTAGTAGTATGTCTATACTAACCTGGATGTTCTATGCTTACATATAATTCCACTGGGTCTGCCTGTCTTCTTGCAGTAAatgtttctgggttttgtttgtttgattttaaatcGAACTATAactcttcagattttttgaAGCGTTGactaaaataatgtaaatagtttaagggaaaataaaggTTTGTTTTGGGAGTGGTTTTTTTAAGTGGGTAAAAATGAACCTACTGTGAGGGGCAAGTTGAGCACTCAGTTCCGTGTTTAAGACTCATTAATATTCTcttaacagaaacaaaataaacagtGACAAGGATTGTGGAATGCCTGCTCAATTTCCtcagaaggacaaaaaaaggagaggatatTGTGAATGTTGTGGGAAGAAATATGAAGATCTGCAAACAGTATGTGAAATGTCAAGTATATGCTTTGATACCATCATATCTCTTCAATGTGGTATCACCAGAAGtttctctgtaattttttaattttaaaatatttttctgaataatCAGCAAATTAGTATTTTTTCCTATGTTAGAAGCAGCAATTAAGAATTAAAACCTATctctgacagctgtaggcactAGTAATTCATGCTTTAGAGATGCTGGTAGTAAACTAATGGTATTTACTTGCTCCTTGTTGTGCTGTGGATTTGTTTATTGATATCTGTAATGTTagatttatttcatgttttttctttattgcagcatCTTGAAAGTGAGCGGCACCGAAATTTTGCACAAAGCACACAGTATAAAGTTGTTGATGATATAATCTCAAAGTTAGCTTATGAGTTTGTTGCATACAAAGATGAtgagacaggaaaaataaaaaggtgagTTACATATTGTAAATTCTAAAGACTCTGTGAGTCAGGACACTGAACATAATGATAGTTTTGAAATTCTTGATCTGAATAGAACAGGATAAATTCATATTTTCAAGGCTGAAATAAATTATGGAAATTTTCTGTGAGGTTGTTTGTGGCAAATCAGTTCTGTAGAgcaaaactcaggaaaaaaaattaaaagtgcaGATGACATTAGAGAAAGTTGAGACTGAAAGTTGCCAGAAGTTGATCTACTTATGTTCAGCTCCTGTAACACAAAATCTGCTGTACTGAAATATTGCTAACAAAGACAGCAATGTCTGGACATCTTGTTCTGAATGCTTTGTCTAAGGACAGCATATTTGTTCAATCTGGTCTCCTTACCTGTGGAAAAACTTCCTACCTGTACTCTAAACCTCTCTGCTTTTGTGCTGCGTGTGGAGGACAGAGAAAGCAAAGTTCCCTTCTTTGTGCTCAAGAGCTTAAAAGGGCGAGAAAGGCTTGTTTGGTGTCTTGGGCTGTAGGCACCAGGGTCTTTGTTATGTGAAGCAGTAACACTGTTCAAGGTTGCTCTGATTGTTTGGAAGTGAGTCAGGAGATAAGGAATAACTTTCTTGTTTATTTCTTCAttacttgctttttttttaataaatatgttCTTAATGAAATCAAAGGAAATGCAAATAGAATCAAACAAGTGATAGACTAATGAAAGCAagcctttatttcttttgtggTTTCAAAATACTCAAAGTTGTTAGGCTTGAAATCCTGTCAAGAAAATCATATTAATTTTGTGTGTAAATATCATAGAACATTTGCAAGTATTTATAGTAATTGCATTATATTAATTTACTTCTTTTGTTCTTAATGCCACTGTAAATTGAGATTTTCTGAAGTACTAGACTACATTGTGTGTTTTTAAAGCAATGTCATGAGCTGTAGAAATCAGTAAGAAAACATCAAAACTATAAGGCAGTCTGCTTGTGTAGAAATAGCATGTTGCTACCCTGAATGTATCTTTCCTTGAGGAGTCAAAACAAAAGCCCCTTTGTCAGTTCAGCTGCTTTTAAAGAATCAGTTGTATATCAAGTTACGTTGCATGGGGATTTTTATGTTTgctaatatttttaaacaatttcatTGTAGGACAAAATGTAGCACAGGATGTTTTTCTCCTATTATTGGAAAGATAACCAGACCAGATGAGCTGAAAGAGCGACTGAAAAGGCAACGCATTGCTTTGAAAACTTACTCCTGGAAGGATACTGCAATGCAGGCTCTCAAACTGGATTGCCAGACTGCAGAAGTACAACCAAATTCTGTGCCAATACCTGCCCCTGTTTCTGCATCTGTCTGTTCAGTTCTTTATTCTCACCCATCACAACCTTCAGAACTAAAAAGTAAATTCAgaattaataatgaaaataataagaCTGATTGCTCCTGTGCTGTGAAGTTACCAGAGACTGTTGTATCACCAAATTCCATCCAACCACCCCTTCAGAAAAGTGACAAAGTGTACACAGAGAACTTGTCTCAAGCTTCTGAGCTGTTCAGCAAGGAAATACTGGAACCAGATGAAAGTAAAAAGAAGGTACAGTGTTTTCAGGAAGGAATGGACACTTACAATTCTCATACCCAAGTTACAGATTTTagtgaaaaagacaaaaacttaCTGCAGCAAAAAcgaaaattaaataattcagtaGTTCTACCAgcaaagtgtttgaaaaaaGCAGATGCCAATCCTACATTTGTCAAGAAACATCACAATGTATGTGATAATCATCAACAAATGCAGCACAATGTCGTTCTGGAGGCTGAGGTATCTGATCCTGCTGTGAACAAAGAACTTAATGcatcagctgccagcactgcccacagtTCACCGTCTggaaagctgcacagaaaagtGAAGCTTAATTTGAGGAAGAATAAAAGAGAAACTCAAAAACAGAAAGTGGAGTTACGAGTAAAGAATTCAGATGGACTGTCTGTTCCTGAAGAGAAGAGAAGCACTTGTAGCTCATCACTGCAGACCCTATTGGAGTTATTTCAGACAAGTGAAAGAAACTCAGAATTTGGAGGTTTTTCAGGTTACACTGAGAACAAATGTTCAATGAACATAAATGATACATGTGAAGGGCAGAATGCGAATGTTTTGTGGTcattattttcctcttcatcctcatccccatTTTTTGGATTTTAATACTGGTTTATTTAatataatgatttttaaattgaCTTGAAAACTTAAGATTCTATTCATGAAGACTTGAATTGCTGTATTATATGTACAGATTATTTGGTTTTCAagttttttaatgtaaaagcTTCTGTATatgtaaataagaaaaataaaactgtgttTGGCTTTGGTcatgtgttttgggttttttttttaaaggtactGCTTTATTGTGTCTGGTAAAAGCCTCTGACCCCACATTTGGATTAAATGAATTTCTAGGTAAAGCATGATGCTGCTGCATTTAGATAGAGTGCTTTCCTAAACTCTATAAAAACTATGATGCATTCCAAGTAACCACATTAAAAATAACTGGATGTTCCACTGTAAGTAGTCCGTTACTCACGGATTGCTGATCTTTTGCTGGCATTTCGTTGCttcccttttctgtttcttctgctgctttaaTAGAGACACAGTAAAAAAGATGTATTACATTCTTTGACTACTCTgatgtattattattattaaattaaaactacTTCTATTGTGTGTTTCAGCTAGTAAGAAAGCAGTTAGATGCGTGTGTTTTCATTGGGGGAAAACAAGAAATCAACAGGACAGGTAGGTTTCTGAGCGACTTGGGTCATTtgtgtgatttttctttcagagtaGCCAGCCTGTGGGATTGACTTTACTCCTAAACTCAGAACACAAGTGAGAGTTgggaagacttttttttaataatgcacATCTTTACCAGAGctgatttctttcaaaatttccATATCTGTAAATCATGAGAGGCCACAAATACAAAATTACAAGAGACAAAGCTTTATTAATACATGTAGAGTGCCTTAAGGTCATATAAGCGATCTCAACCACAGAAATTACTTTCATTAATTTTTGCATAAATTACTTGTTTGCATTTTCATCTTTTGcccatttaatattttcaaattcagtGCTTTTACAGTTAAAGTGCTTTAATGTTGCAGGCTATTGTATGTCCTTTATAGGCTGTTTTCTGTGAGGGGTGGGTAAAGCTGCCTAAAGTGCAGGAATCGGTgaggaaaattataaaaaatatttcttttatagGGGATATGAATTGAAAGCTTAATGACAATAGCTGCTTAGGGTGTTACTGTCACCTTTAAAGGTGACATCCCTTATTCCTCTGTTAATGTAATTGCATGTACAGTCTGTGAGGACTGCTTTTGGCTTCTCCAACTTACTGGTCACTTCTGGCTTGATTTATAGTTAATTCTGATCTGGATTCACATCCAGAAAATATAGAAAGCCACTACAGAAATGggcaaaattaacattttaaagagGACTTGATCTTGAATGCACTgatctgtatttattttttgcctGCGAATTACCAGTATATAGTACTCTAGGACTGGGACTGGAAAGTAAAAGATTGAAGCAGCTACTTTGTTCTTCATTTTGAATGACACTTTAGTGATTGCTTTCTGGTTCAGTGAGTTCAATATATTTTAGGAACAAGTGTTGTGACTGTTTTTCTTCTATTGAGATAATTTTGTTCagttggagggtttttttgttgggttttttggttggttttttttgtttttttggttggagtTTCTCTGGGTGTGGGTTCTTCCTAGCTTTTTGTTCAGTCTTGAAAGTAAAAGTTagaaaaatttgcat is part of the Ammospiza nelsoni isolate bAmmNel1 chromosome 1, bAmmNel1.pri, whole genome shotgun sequence genome and encodes:
- the DBF4 gene encoding protein DBF4 homolog A, producing MKPSAAEPADKGARPQDAIQAKPEKIRSSLKNVKKDTAKPEKLKFKPLTGKVFYLDIPSNVISEKLGKDLKELGGRVESFLSKDINYLVTNKKEAKFAPTLGQISPVPSPESAPNGGNGSPHPSSRKDRHDGSSFKIADTVRMSRGKSLVEKAIKEQDLIPSGSILSNALSWGVKILHIDDVKNCIEQKKRELYLIKRAGSSSKDVGKHVTAPKSKSRLKSPFIRVEDRSCQYRPFYLQLLSFPFLNYCVPKPYSPFEVDKKYPGQKQTQSKERNKINSDKDCGMPAQFPQKDKKRRGYCECCGKKYEDLQTHLESERHRNFAQSTQYKVVDDIISKLAYEFVAYKDDETGKIKRTKCSTGCFSPIIGKITRPDELKERLKRQRIALKTYSWKDTAMQALKLDCQTAEVQPNSVPIPAPVSASVCSVLYSHPSQPSELKSKFRINNENNKTDCSCAVKLPETVVSPNSIQPPLQKSDKVYTENLSQASELFSKEILEPDESKKKVQCFQEGMDTYNSHTQVTDFSEKDKNLLQQKRKLNNSVVLPAKCLKKADANPTFVKKHHNVCDNHQQMQHNVVLEAEVSDPAVNKELNASAASTAHSSPSGKLHRKVKLNLRKNKRETQKQKVELRVKNSDGLSVPEEKRSTCSSSLQTLLELFQTSERNSEFGGFSGYTENKCSMNINDTCEGQNANVLWSLFSSSSSSPFFGF